DNA from Thermostichus vulcanus str. 'Rupite':
CTCATCCAGCTTGAAGGGCCGGATCACGGCCTCGATCTTTTTCATTCGCCTCCTGCACCCCGGACAATTCCGCTAATTTCTAACACTGCTGACACCACCAAATTGTAAATCTAGATACATTTTTATCTTTTACTGAAGATGTTTAGCACTCTAAATTCCCTCTCGTCAAGGCCAAAAGGCTAAAGTTAAGCCACGCTAACCGGACAAAGGCTTGGGCCTTGGCTTGGGATCCCTATTCGTTGCTCCTTTGCTCCTGTTGAGAAGGTATGGTTTGCAACGATCCCAAGCTGGCTGTGATCAAAGCCACCGCTAGCCACCACAGCATTTGAACCTGGGGGCGGTACCAGATGGTATCCACCAGCCCATGGGCCATCATGCCCACACAAGCAGCCAACCCTGCCGCCACCCACAGCCCTTGCGGATCTCGGGATCCCAGAGCCAAACGCCATTGGCGCCAGCCGTGATCGAAGAGTACCAACAAAAACCAGGCAAAGGTCAGGGATCCGATGAAACCCGTTTCCAAGGTTAGCTCCAGGGGCACGGAGTAGGAGCCGAGGGCACTGAAGTTGCCTCGTTGGTAGAGGGGATAAACGCGGTTAAAGGCGACATTACCAGGGCCGATCCCCAGAATCGGAAAATCACGGATCATGTCCAACACCGCCGCCCAAACATTGATGCGAAAGTTATTGCTGGTATCGACCCGCCCCAAAAAGAGGCTCTGCACCCGCAGTCGTAAGGGGCGTACCGTCAGGATCCCCAGCAGCAGAGCGGCTCCGCCTCCGGCAAACAGAGCGGGCAGAGTCCAGCGTCGCCACCGCCCTGGCAGATGGATGCTGTTCCATTGCACCAACAGCACCGCCATCGTGGCCACCATCACCAAAGCGCCAATCCAAGCGCCGCGACTGTAGGTGAGCAACAAACAGATCAGGTTCACCAGGGTGATGAAGGTTGCCAGCAGCTTCGCCCCCCAACTGGGCCAGATCCAGGCCGCCCCCAGCCCCAGCGGGATGAGCGGGATCAAATAGCCGCCGTAGAGATTGGGGTTGCGCAGATAGCTATACACCCGGGTTACACCGGCCAAGCCGGATTCCGGATCCACCCAGGTAGCCAGTTCCGCCGCCCCGTAAAAGTATTGCCGCAGGCCGTAGACTCCCATCACTAGGCTGACCAAAAGTAGGGATCCCACAACCCAATCCCGGCATCGAGGCTTTTGCAGCAGGCGATGCAGCAACAAGTAGCCCGCCAGGTAGAGGGTCAGCTTCAGCCAGCCATCCCGCGCTGCATAGGGAACCGGAGAAAAAATCGTCGCCAGAGTAGCGATGCCCCAAAACAGGCCCAGGGGCAGATGGGCTGCCACCCAGGATGGGGTTTGCACCAGCCAACCCAAACCCAACATTGCCGCCATCACCAGCAGGATGAGGCCGAGGATCCCGGTGGAGGGTTGCGCCGAGAAGCCCCAGTAGAGCATGACCAATCCCAGGGCGATCCCGTCAGAAGTTTGTACCCATAGACTGTTTTTTCCCCAGTGCTGCAGGGATCCCGACAAACGACCTAAGACACTCCCCTGCCACCAAGCTTGGACATCAAAATCCCGCAGTAGGAAACCGCGCCACAGTTCCATTGCTCGTTCCATAGTCCTCCAGATCCTGCGAAGCAGGTATTCATACACCCCAAGTCACGTTCCGAGTCTAGATCTCCTGGGGTTAGGAGCGGTCATCTGGATGTGGAAGGGATCCCTATGACTAACAAAAGGCTCGCACCGGACTATCCAGCCCCTGTGCGGCAGCTCTTTACGAAAACCAGCGTAAAGCCCCCGGTTTCTAACCGGGGGATATAAGCGCACAGGCTGAATTGATTCAGCCGTGGTGTGGGTCGTTGATGTATTCCAACACCTTTCCAACCGAATGCCGATAATGCTTGTACTCTGTCATGTAGATAACGGCGAAGCATCTACAGGAATAGTACAATAGCCCCCATGAAACGGGTCACCACCACACTCAAGCTCAAGTTTCTTGATCTCAACGCGGTCAAAGCAGAGATGTTTGCCCAGACGGTTTGGGCGACAACCGCACTGGCAAACGAGCTGCTGCGCATGAGTTCGAAGGAACGCAAAGCCTTGACCACCGCCAAAGTGGTGACACCCCTCAAGTCTGCCCTCTCCAACCAGGTGATTCGTGTCCTGAAGGGGAAAGCCGGCCAGCGGGCTAAACACTTCAAGGTGTTCTGGCCAGAGGTCAACAACCAAAACTGGAAGCTGCACAAAGTAGGTAGCACCTACTCAGTGAGTTTTCCCACAATTCAGGGTGACAAGCGGGTTCCCCTTGAGGTTAGCAGTTCCTACTATGCCGAGCGTCTTGAGCGCATCCTGGCCGAGCAGGATTGTGAACGGGGAACCTTGAAGCTGATGCAAATACGTGGGGCTTGGTATGCCGTTCTGTCTATCACTTGGGAAGTTCCCGAAGTGAAGAGTACGGAGCGACTAGGTGTTGACCGTGGGCAGAACCGTTTGGCGGTGGCGGCCACCCGTTGGGGTCGGGCGGTGTTTTTTGGGGGTGGAGAGGTAGCCTATCGTCGTCGTCGTTTCCAGAAGCGTCGTGCCCAGTTGCAACAGGCGGGTAAATACCGAGCACTCAAGCGACTGGAGCGCAAAGAAGCCCGTTGGATGAGGGCAGTCAACCACACCGTTAGCCGCCGCATTGTACGGTTTGCCAATGCGGTAAATGCAGATGTGTGGATGGAAGACCTCTCAGGTATCCGCCAATCCAGACAGAGCCAGAAGGCTCGCTCTGATGCCGGGAAATCGCGCCATACCTGGTCGTACTACGACTTGGAGTGGAAGGTTGCCTACAAGCTGGAAATGGCGGGCAGGACGCTGCATAAACGTCCTGCTGCCTACACATCCAAAACCGACCACAGGACAGGATTGATTGGGAAAAGGAGTGGGCATTTGTTCACCGGGCAGGACGGGTATTGCTGTGATGCCGACTGGAATGCCGCAATGAACCTAGCCCAGTGGGACGGATTCTCGTGTCCTCTGAGTCTAAAAGAAGCCGTATCTGTAATGGGTACGGTCGGCTCAGGGGATGGGGTAGTTGGCAATCCCCTGAACTCCATGAATCCCTCACAGCTTCAAGCTGTGGGGAGCTAGAAGGGAGAATCCCCCGGTTTCTAACCGGGGGAGTGTCAACTACGGCGACGCCACAGATAGCATCCACAATCAACCTCAGGGTTGGCCCAACTATCTCCAGCTAGGGCTAACTGAGGCTCATAGTCCTGCCCTAATTCAGGTGTTGCAGAGCCGTTCTTGGGAATGGGAGTTAGACGATCCGGAAGAGGAGGAGTACGTAGCTTTTTGGGCTTCGATTCATGCTTGGCGAGCCTTAGGGCAACTGAGGGCAGAGGCGGCCATACCCGAACTGCTCCGGTTGATCGTGCTCTGCACGGCGCGAAGCGCCATCGAAGAGTCTGATCAGATCATCCTATCCAACGATTGGATTCAGGACTGGATAGGAGAAGAACTGCCGCTTGTATTGGGGTTAATTGGCCCGCCAGCGCTACCTCCTCTGCAGGAGCTGATTACCCAACAACTGCAAGAGTTTCGGAACACAACCTCACCAGACATCTATGGTTTCACCACGGCGCTAGATGCCCTGCAAGAGATCGCCACTGGCTGCAGAAGGTTCCCAAATACGAAGCTAGGGGTACCCCTGCCGC
Protein-coding regions in this window:
- a CDS encoding IctB family putative bicarbonate transporter; its protein translation is MERAMELWRGFLLRDFDVQAWWQGSVLGRLSGSLQHWGKNSLWVQTSDGIALGLVMLYWGFSAQPSTGILGLILLVMAAMLGLGWLVQTPSWVAAHLPLGLFWGIATLATIFSPVPYAARDGWLKLTLYLAGYLLLHRLLQKPRCRDWVVGSLLLVSLVMGVYGLRQYFYGAAELATWVDPESGLAGVTRVYSYLRNPNLYGGYLIPLIPLGLGAAWIWPSWGAKLLATFITLVNLICLLLTYSRGAWIGALVMVATMAVLLVQWNSIHLPGRWRRWTLPALFAGGGAALLLGILTVRPLRLRVQSLFLGRVDTSNNFRINVWAAVLDMIRDFPILGIGPGNVAFNRVYPLYQRGNFSALGSYSVPLELTLETGFIGSLTFAWFLLVLFDHGWRQWRLALGSRDPQGLWVAAGLAACVGMMAHGLVDTIWYRPQVQMLWWLAVALITASLGSLQTIPSQQEQRSNE
- a CDS encoding RNA-guided endonuclease TnpB family protein: MKRVTTTLKLKFLDLNAVKAEMFAQTVWATTALANELLRMSSKERKALTTAKVVTPLKSALSNQVIRVLKGKAGQRAKHFKVFWPEVNNQNWKLHKVGSTYSVSFPTIQGDKRVPLEVSSSYYAERLERILAEQDCERGTLKLMQIRGAWYAVLSITWEVPEVKSTERLGVDRGQNRLAVAATRWGRAVFFGGGEVAYRRRRFQKRRAQLQQAGKYRALKRLERKEARWMRAVNHTVSRRIVRFANAVNADVWMEDLSGIRQSRQSQKARSDAGKSRHTWSYYDLEWKVAYKLEMAGRTLHKRPAAYTSKTDHRTGLIGKRSGHLFTGQDGYCCDADWNAAMNLAQWDGFSCPLSLKEAVSVMGTVGSGDGVVGNPLNSMNPSQLQAVGS